TCTTCCTACTTAACCCCAACTGTTATCataagaacaggaagaaatgaaatgggCAAAAATAACTGAACTTGTTTTCAACACTGGGACAAAACTGGAACAGGGATAATTGTACCTGCAGTGTCATAGGAAACACACATGGATTCAGGTacagagaatgagaaaaagctgCTATTTTAACTTGTCAGATAGGCACCTGTTAATTAGGAATCAATTCGATTTCCCAACATTTATCATAATTTATGCTTATCAATGCAGACTTTCTATGCCTCTCATACTCGGAGCACAGCTGCAAACTGTGagttcaaaacaaagcagagcagaagcactgcagaattATCTCCATTTCAGCattgtgtttctgaaaatgtttaaaaatgaagaaaaaagaaaagaaagaaaaaagattgcCAAGGTTTTTAAACATTTGGCACTGCTCTGGTCgacatgaaaagaaaactgatgttAACAAAACTTCACCACTTGAAATAAAACCATAGGATACATCCTTGTAAAGTAGTTACTGTAAGGGTACGTGTATAAGTATGGAAGATGACAGTGTTTGCTTCAAGTAAGATTACCTGATTGAGGACCTTATCAAACAGGATAATGAAGAAAAGGGGGGaaccaaaacaaagaggaaCAAGCCTGACTGACAGATAATAGTAGAGGTAACAAACATCTTGCCAGTTACACTAATGGATATGCAGAACAtatgaaaatttatttcagtaatatCCTTTGATTGAGGACCTCATCTAGagggaatgaaaaagaaaagagggagggaaTAATCAATACACAGTGAGAGACGCACTTGTCAGAAAAACAGTAAGGGATACTGGAAAGAAGCCAACATCACCAGTCACACTAACCAGTCTGCTATCAAGAAACTCCAGACAACACTTCAAAGTGGACACAGCTGTACCTTCCAACTGACAATAATGCAAACCTGTAAATCCCAGGCATTAACAGCAAAGGTTGGTGCAACTCTGCAAACTGGTAAAGCAGCATGTAAAAGAAGGAGAATATGAAGGAGCTTCCTGAGGCTACAGATGCCTAGCAGAGAGATATTGATGGAGGGCTGGGCAATCACCAACcacatgaagtttaacaagagcaagtgccaGATTCTGCACCTAGGACAGGGCAACCctggttatatatatatatatgtacagacTGGGGGGGTGAGAGGCTGGAGAACAATTATGCAGAATGGGCTCTGGAAGTTGTGGCTGACAGCAAGTGGAATCTGAGTCAGCTGTGTGCCATGGAACCCAAAgagccaactgtatcctggcATGTatcaggcccagcactgctaAGCCTTATCTCAAGCACTGTGTACAGTTTTGGGCACCACAATGTAAGAAGGACAAAACTATTAGAGAAAGGAAAGGTCTGGAGGGCAAGGTGAATGAGAGACTAAGGTCCCTTGGCTAgttcagtgcagagcagaagaagCTGATCTCTTGGAAGCCTCATGgcaccctgcagctcctcacagagaGTGGAGGGgtagcactgagctctgctctctgacaGCCACAGGGTCTGAGGGAacacatggagctgtgtcaggggaggggcagctgggggtcagggacaggtGCTGCACCAGAAGGTGGTGGAGCCCTGGAAAAGGTTTCCTGGGGAACAGAGAGGCTGGCCACATATAAGCTACTGCAGGTCAGTATGTCTGCCCAAGGGAGCCCACCTGAGCAAGAGGTTCTGTGCTCTTGAAGGATGTGGCCACTTTTAACAGGAACAAAACGAATTCTGGCTTGACACAGCTGCATGCTTAAACATGTGCCATCCCTCAAACAAAAGGAATTCCACTGGTTTCAAATGCATGTAACTATCACAGTGGTAGTGCTTCTGTCTCTATCTTGTATGAACATAGCTGAGCATCTCCCACAGCTGTTCCAGTTTACCACCACTCTtagacagcctgttccaatgtaCCGCCACTCTTattgaaaagaatttcttcataatatccaacctgaacttcccctgttgcaacttaaggccatcacctctcatcccaTCACTAGTTAAttgggaggagtggctgatcCCCACCTCTCTATAACCGCCTTTCAAAGAACTGTGGAACTCAATCTAGCTGGGCCACTACAAACACACAGTTTCAATACTGCACTCATCTATGTGGGCTATGCAAACTCTCAGAAAGAATGTTTGTGACAGTGTGAATAATACATCCTAGTATTGGATGCCGATGTGtcaaaaacaaatgtgtgtCTCTGAGCTGCTCATTCTAGACTCCTTGGAACAGACTATGgtgagaaaaacacatttctaagaaatgaaaaatttcatCTTGAGGTAGTTATCTGGATAGGTAAGCagaattaaactgaaaatgcaCTTCTTTTCATTAAACACAAGGAACGTAATGATCAGATCAAAGGTACAGACACCTATTTTACATAAAGTTCAGCAAGATAAGTTCTGTGAAATCAACCTTTTAagtgattgaaaaaaaaaatcaaacagttgCAAGGTAAgaagcttcttttcttctagGAAAATGCTTTAATGGTTGCTAAACTGAAGGGATAATTTTTCAGTAGTGTTTAACGCATTAAgaagtttccacagaaataaagtaAGAAGCAATTGTTGCTCTTACATAATATTGGAAAACACCCTATTGGAAATTATTGCTTCTAGCTTCAAAGTAAGTGACAAAGGTTCAGAGAAGACAGCATTGGAAAGCCCATGATTTAGAATTCCTGTCatgacaaaagaagaaaagaatggaaatggaaaaataacactGCTGATTCAAACAGCACTTTAATCACCATGCATACACGTGAAAATCCACTTTCACAAACCTTATTGTCAGTCCTGACTGTAACTTTCAGCTGCGGAAGCACGCGCTCCACTTCCAGGTTCCACTCTGCTGCATCTGTTGTGGACTGCAagatttcttcttgttttgtggAGTCTTTCACATCCTGCACGAAACCCACAGATTATACATACAAAACATCATTGTTATACTCAGCAACAACTGTTAGAAGTCAAGTTACAATGACTCACAGCATTCATCTTCAGAAGCACACATATATCCACTAGACCTACAGATACAACTGAATctttaaatgtctttctttgAATTCTTAAATATTAggaattaaatgtattttctcatcACGTTTAGAATTCTAATTCCAATTCCAATTCCAATTCcaattctaattctaattctaattctaattctaattctaattctaattctaattctaattctaattctaattctaattctaattctacagctttcttttaaaataagcagaTGTGTTTCAGTTGGCAAGTTTTTCCTCAAGCACAGACTGTGTATGTGTTTTTGGACTTCAACAGAAATACATTCCTGCTGAAGAAGTAATAATCTCTAAAGAGAGCAATGACAGGTAGCAACTTACCGATCTGTATGTTTGTGCCTTTAGAACATTCAGATCAATGAAGTCTTCTTCATTATCTGACTCTTCTTCCTTAAGCAATGTTGCAAAGAGATATCAGTGAATGTTCCTTTCACACAATGTTTCTTCAAAACTTTTCTTCACGGGAGTAAATATGCACTACATTCCAAATTactgaacaaaacaagacaTAGAAAGTTTTTGATAACAGAGCTTGTATTTACTTCATCCACTATTTTATCATCCATGTACTTCATGCTTATGCAGTCCTGTAGTTTTTCCTCAGTCTGCCTTCATCTTTTCCACCAAAGACAAATTTCATCATTCACATTCCTTTTAAACAAACCACGAACACTGCTCACCTTAGCGTAGAACCTTTCAAGATCTGCACAGTAAAAACCTGTGAGTTTATTCTTGTACATTACGCAAGTCTTGACTATGTTTGACCACAACACCATcgttaacaacaacaaaaagacttATGATTGGAACTAAGGCACTAAACAGATATTTCCTTGAGCTGGCTAGAGTTTGTTCACCAGATTCCTCAAGAGTTAATAAACCAGGCTTTCTCTGTCAGCCTCATCAGTTTTATTCAGGAAAATCTAACTCAGAAGAACAATCAACCTCATTGTTAATATTTAACTACTGGAAATGGTACTAAACTCAATTACAGATAAAACTAATATATCCGGGACATATCAACATATAGTCTACAACAAGACTGGGAAAATGTTTACATATGATTAATCCCTGTAGAACTATTACAGGCTCCAAAAAGTTATTTGCTTGGCATAAACCTAGCTCAGTGGTTTTACTAACAAAGAAACGTAGAAAAGATAATAGAGCAtatcagaagtaaaaataacagcCTAAGTACCTGAGACCAAATCCAGAAGTTCTTTGAAAGGCACAAGCTGTGCTTTGGTTAACTGTTTCCTCTCTATTTCTCcatgtaaacagaaaataagatacAGAAAAGAGCAGACAGCTGACTGTTTCTGCATTTATAGCTCTTGGCCAACAGCTGACATTTCTGTGGCTTGTCAACTATGTAACACAGAATGCCTCCAATTGTTCTCAGAATTCATCAAGAATTTTTCTGGCTGGACTTTAAAATGCAACCAGACCATTAACACTCACATCCCAGTATTTCCATACGGTgcaaaaattaagaataaaaggACGGAATTTTTCTTGGCTAATAAAAATGTGGGGGAAAAAGTATAATACTTTAGAAAACTatgacaagaaaagaaactcttCTACTCCAACAGTCTTGTAGACTACCATCACATATAAATTGGGGCTACAATCACAGCCCTGTGATAACAATACTGGCACTCTTACTGGCACTTTGATTCCAACTTACATGACCTTTAATTTTTCACAAGCCCTTGAAAAACGTGGACACAAACATGGGGAAGTTGTGGCATTTCTATCtagtatttcacagaatcacagaattgcaggggttggaagggacctctagagatcatcgagtccaacccccctgccaaagcaggctccctaccCCACATCtcacaggtaggcgtccagtcgggtcctgaatatctccagagaaggagactccaccccctccctgggcagcctgttccagtgctccgttaccctcactgtaaagaagttcttctgcacatttgtgcggaacttcctatgcatgtactttcatcccatttctAGTCCTTAAGACTGcacaaaattgtttttcccccataaaACTTTGAAAGGTCTTGGAGGAGAGGTccctgaagactggaggacaATCAGTGTCACTTCAGTCTTCAAACAGGGCAAGGAGGATCTTGGCAACTACAGGCtagtcagcctcacctctgaCCCAGTGAAAGTGACCAAACAACTTGTTCTGGATGCTACCTCCAAGCAATTGGAAGAGAAGGTTATGAGGAGCAGTCcacatggattcaccaaggacaaatcatgcttgaccaacctgtTACCCTTCCATGATGTCATGAATGTCATAACCAGCTGGGTACACAGGGAGTGAGCTGTGGATATTGTATATGTTGACTTCAGCAGGGTGTTTGACACTGTATTCCACAACAATAAGGGATACATAAGGATAAATACAACTTTGTAAGGAAGCTTAGAAAGTATGGGATAACTGAGTGAACAGTGAGGTAGACTGAGAATTGTCTGACTAGTAGAGCTCACGTGGTTGAGTTCAGCGGCACAGAGTTTAGGTGTTAACCACTCTATCTGAAATTTTCCTACAAAGAAGCTGacaatgaaggagaaagaagggacGCAGGAAAGAAGAGTAACAGAACTGCCAGTagattcttaaagaaaatgaacagcaagTAAAAAACTTCACAGCTGATAAATACTAATATTATATAAAATGGATAGTCAAACATACCACAACatcctcttccagtttattAAGTGTTAATTCCATATcatcttctgttatttcttcttcttctagCTCATCTGTTGGGTACACTGGCCTGAAATAAGTTCAAAAAGAGtactgacaaaaataaacaggaaatacTTCAGTGAGCTGCTCCCAAGCAAACAAAGGATTTCAGGTTAAGTATGAATAATGTGGAACATGAACAGACAGTGGTTGTACCAcacatttaaacaaattaaattattgtCAACCTTCAAAGTCTTTGGTTACCTCAGACTGTCTTAAAAGTGAGGACAAGTAATCAGGCCAAGCAATAAATTGTATTCATGCTGCTAAGACATCTAGGGATTAAGTTTTCATTCATCTTCTCCTTTGGTCTAACTTCTAAAACTTCAAGTGCAAGTCTCCACAAACTCATTTGTAGCCTATTTTGGAATTTGTGTACTAAATGTTGGTAGCAATAAGATACTTTAAAAGTAGAAATTACTTTGCCatacaatttaaaaacacaCCAGAGGGAGGGGATGAAATCAAGagcaattttaaacaaattgcCATACACTTGAAATCGTTTGCCATCTGAACTCTGTGAAGATTTCTTTTGGATTCAATACATAACGTTATAGTAGTCTATTTGTAATAGGATCACATGTTGTGTGAGCTTCCAGCTGAGGAGCTGGATTTAGCTACTGATTGATGAGACCAAAACAGACAGATAAGGAAACATTTCAACTCAAATGTTAGATTAACAAGCAGTTACTCGCAAAAAAAGAGACCAAATAGAGGCTATTGGTCAaatcttaattaattaatttaatctaCTGACAGCCCAAACTCACTCTTGCTGGCAAAAGACTAAGATGCATGAAGTGGTATTAGGAATCACCTTGTTCCATTGCTTCAAGCCTAACTTAATTTTGCAGCTCATGAAACGTcaagtaaaacatttctggaCAATATTATATTTTGTGTGCCTCCCTTTATAACTGCCATTTCTATTCgtttgttgaaaaatattgtgtATATGAGGATTCTTCCAAGTGTACTATACCTTTTCCAGCTAAAGCCACTGTATTTCAAGGCTTCTTCGGCTAAACAATCAAGAACATAACAGGCTTGCTCTCCATAACCCGCCTTTAATTTTGAGGGAGGAAAATCCACAGGCCTTCcctaaaacaaaaagatatgATGCTGTTTACTGATGGCTATAAATcgatttcatttcaaagcagtaaccagattttttttttaactaaaaccCAAGCGTCCATCATGCCAAAAGATTTTACCAATGCTATTTCACATTCTTCTCCACTGGAGCTCCAGTCAGGCAACAGgattggaaaacaaaacaactcaagGGACAGATGCAGTGCAGAAATCCTAAACATGGTAAGTGATGTTTAGTGAGCAGAAGAATCAAACTGTAAGGGAACTAGATGGTTAAGAACAAAAGTGCCATCCTGGCAAGGTAAGATCAGCTACAGAGGAACCTGGGTACTGAGATTAAACctatgcttttcctttttcttttaatcactGCCTTGTTTGTTGCAGATGTCTCTCCAGAGAACACAAACAcaacttaaaatatttcctttgcacTTAATTCCATTTTTGAACTTGGCATGAGCAGAATGTGAGTACATATTGTGTAAGCTTCTAAGGTAAACTGTGTAAATTATGCCACTATAAATGAACAGCACTTGTAACACTACAAGAAGCAAATCAAGATTAAATCTTGATTTAATCCATTTTACAGACTGTGGAACAAAACTAAATATAATATTCTATGGCCATTTTTGTAGCGTCAAAAAACAAAGTAGTACATACAGACAGTATAAATATCTAATAACTTCTAATTAACATTGTTCAAACgcacagagaggaaaagccTGTCCAGTCCTTGGGAAGATAATCAGATAGGACAGGAAACATGTTATTCCTGATATTTATGAAGGTCACGTCCGTGCCTGAAATGCACTTGAAAAAACAGCATGTTCAGCACTTACAAATGATCGCAGTTCCGAGAGTATCTTTGATATTATTGCATTGGGGTCATCATATTCTTGAGGCTGTTCGAAGTGATGCCCAGCTTTAGTGATCAGCCAAGCGGCGAGAGTGCAGAACACGAAGAACTGCTCACCAGGATTAGTGGGCAGTGCAAAATAGTGCCTGTTtaagaaaggggaaatggtAAGCAATGGTGTTTTGAGCTACTGAGgtaattacagaatcacagaattatcaaggttggaaaagacctagaagatcatctagtccaaccattaccaatacttccaggctaaatcatattcctcagcaccacatccaagcgtttcttgaacacttccatggtcggtgactccaccacctccctgggcagtgcattccaatgcctgacaactctttccgagaagtaatacttaCTAATTACTTCCTAATTCCTAATTACAGCACAATGAGTGAGCACAGGCTAGGAAAACAGACTCTTAAACAAACTTTCCCCACACTCCCCAGCTACCAGATGGGCAAGAGGTTGGTGTACCTACACTCGTGCACAGCCTGGACCAGGAGCTTCTAAATTCTTCCACTCACTCCCACCTACTGTGCGATCTATACAAACAGCACTATTTGGGATCAAACTAAATAGAATAAGGTGTTCTGCTGCCACACCTAACGCGCCCTGAAGGGCACTTCCACCCCCCCTAGCGACCCCACAACCTCCCCATCCCGCTGGGAGCGCTCGAGGGGCACCTGGAGAGCGGCCGCACGTTGTGTCGCCTCAGCACCTCCTCCTCGTAGCTCAGCAGCTTCAGCTtgtccagcagctcctccatcaGCACGAAAGCGGTGTAGGCCGCACCGGGACCCCGCTCCACCACAGCGCCGTCCTCATCGCGCTCCGCCATCTTGGAACCACACGCCACAGCCCGTAACCGAAGCAACCGGCTCTACCAATCACCGTCTGCCTCTTCCTCCATGCCACCAATGGCGGCTCAGCGCACTCAGGTCAACGGCGAATCAGCGCTCGGAAACTCTCCGCCCATCCCACAGGGTTGGCAGGAGCTGGattggctgctgctgtgagagaAAGCGCAGGGATTGGTGCTCCTCGCTCTGAGTGTATGTACTGATATACAGTACCAGAGAGCGCAGTGGGGCAGAGGACTTGTAGCCATGGGAGTGctttggaaagggaaagggcACAGCCCCGAAGAAAAGTTATATAAGCCTGTTAAGCTGTACCTTCGCTCCCTGCCTCCAAGAGGAGCTCCGGGTGCTTTGCTGTTCGTGAACTCTGAAGAGGTAAAACTAAATAGTGCTCAGAGCAACACTCTGGCATGAAAGGGTGAAAGCTGGGGTGTAGAAGCAAAATGTGTGAGGTAAAATGTGACGTTTCAGGTCTGCTTCTTAAGAAAGGTTCCATTGGGAGTATTTCTCACTGGCTGAAGTTGTGTTTGGAGTCTGCGTTTGGTACATTGGCATGCAGTTGGCATTTAAGGCATGTTCTATTGGTGAGCATTAATGCTATTTAATATATTGTCTTAATAATCTTATTTTCCCCTACAGGAACAGGTTCCtgcaagccaaaaggttggacgTGCATGGTAGGTGATCTTTATGGCTGGCTCCAAGCCTTTCTGTGCTTACTGCTGATACGGACTTTTTGTGCGTGTGATTCTTCCTTAGTAAAACATGATGTGTTCAGGCATTTCTAGCTTTCTTAAGGCTGCACGTGCTTGGAATGTGCCATTATGAAGTTACTATGAAGTTaccttaaaaagcaaagaaacaatcCTTTTCCTAAGAACTAATAACTTTTGTCTGACAAGACAGGGAATGTTGTAATGTGTGACCACTCCCACATGCTGCTAAGAAGTAAGTATGCTAGGTGAACCCTTTGGCCAGGGTACAGGTaaattggaaacaaaatgtCACATTCCAACAAGGTGACAAAgccttttgctgtttgtttcatatGGTGGTCAAAGCAAATGCTGGAAAACCTGATGCATACAGTTTTCCAGTATCTAACTTGTTTTCTCCTTGCGTTGGCAACTGCTGCTAGTTAGTCACTGTAGCTAAAGgtacaaataaattaatatattgaGGTTGTTTTACTCTTGCATAATCTCTTCTTCAGGTTTAAGAATTTGGTGCCCCTCTGGCCCCCTCCACAAAAAGTGGTAATACATAAAATCACTCTTGCTTTGCGGAAGAAGCTACATGCAAAATCCTTGGGATGTAAGATTCACACGCACCATAAATACAATTGCACACACCAGTCAAAACTCTTTGTCAGTATTGGTGTAGGATAGAAGAACTGACCAGCAATCCCAGCCAAACCTGTGCCTTGTCTAAGTTAGAGTGTGTGTAGGTCTCCTTTCTGGAGGGACAGAGGAGTAGGGGAAGCCCTTTAGGCTCTCTGTAAACTATATGGGTCATGAGATAATTTCTTTACCATGCTCAGCTGTATTTTGAAGTAATGCACCTGGATGGAGGAAGAGCGTGGTCTGTCAGTTACAGGAAAGTTCTTGTGTTGTTATACAGGTGAGTTTTCTCTGTTGTCATTTGACCAACAAACCTAAAAAGCTGATGGGGGAGCTTCATTCTTGTCTGTGTTCCTACCCCAGACTTCCATATTGCGTATTTGTAGAAGTTCACTTGATCAAAAGGGCTTCAGCTGAACATTCTTTATACCTGCGGTGTTTGGACTATCAGGCAAACTCCccacttcagaaaaacaaatactgaaggAGTCTATTTCAGGGAATGGAAAAACTGGTTTGTCTCCTTTCAGAAAAGGCCCTTGGCTGTTTTTCCCCTGTGTTCTACTCATTAATTTTGAAGATCAGCAGCAAGCGTTA
The Coturnix japonica isolate 7356 chromosome 1, Coturnix japonica 2.1, whole genome shotgun sequence DNA segment above includes these coding regions:
- the IFT57 gene encoding intraflagellar transport protein 57 homolog; translated protein: MAERDEDGAVVERGPGAAYTAFVLMEELLDKLKLLSYEEEVLRRHNVRPLSRHYFALPTNPGEQFFVFCTLAAWLITKAGHHFEQPQEYDDPNAIISKILSELRSFGRPVDFPPSKLKAGYGEQACYVLDCLAEEALKYSGFSWKRPVYPTDELEEEEITEDDMELTLNKLEEDVVEEESDNEEDFIDLNVLKAQTYRSDVKDSTKQEEILQSTTDAAEWNLEVERVLPQLKVTVRTDNKDWRIHVDQMHQHKDGIESSLKETRGYLDKFLNEINRTLEKINSREKYINNQLEHLIQEYRSAQALLSEAKEKYQEGSGGVTERIRVLSEITEVLEKVKQETEEKGSSMTDGTPLVRIKQALTKLKQETIQMDIQIGVMEHTLLQSKLKEKSNMTRDMNETMIPEATIGAY